The following are from one region of the Sorghum bicolor cultivar BTx623 chromosome 2, Sorghum_bicolor_NCBIv3, whole genome shotgun sequence genome:
- the LOC8061555 gene encoding protein FAR1-RELATED SEQUENCE 5 has translation MSGLDSLLEYNEIVRQMFGNEEEAFQFYNKYGKHKGFSVRRSYCEWDSGHNEITLRKFVCSREGFREEKELKRESKKRRISDDQKAEILEMQISGIRKYQIMDIMQKQYDGYDKVGYTMKDLYNFCHRNKVETVAAGDAQTVISYLTECKCRDPDFFFQYKTDGEGHLKGLLWCDCQCRFDYAAFGDVVVFDSTYKTNRYNLPLVPFVGVNHHGSTVLFASRIIAQETIESYVWMLRTFSDAMARKHPVSVITDGDLAMQRAIRLVWPNSSHRLCIWHIEQNIVRNLHEDGVKDDFRHFLYDCWSIEEVGRKWLEFLDKHNVTDKESWLYQMYERREIWCAAYHAGKCYLGLRSNQRSESLNSRLQVHLDRKMTLFELVQHFDHCLSRLRSNEAHLDFEAENSEPCLQPDASIIEKEAAKSFTPGVISKVQFSIRAASKCFMIEHLDGYDMQTYIVGKVDKGDKQYFVKCEICVDEGNVKGISCSCLKLQSLGTPCSHIFFVLGYREDRELPGCCVLKRWTRGAKAAFAPIRKSTMYDYSDSLHRYRELRNISHTASFVASRSLEAYECLKHVLHEEAAMIPPNGGDNGGNSYGPVLPQAQDVGSTVSTNVLDPMHVPGRGAPKKKLKKQSSLRMCWIYELPMIRLLWSVDLITTITKLSSFA, from the exons ATGTCGGGTCTTGATTCTTTGCTGGAGTACAATGAAATTGTTAGGCAGATGTTTGGTAATGAAGAAGAAGCATTTCAGTTTTATAACAAATATGGTAAGCATAAAGGATTTAGTGTTAGGAGAAGCTACTGTGAGTGGGATAGTGGCCATAATGAAATTACCCTTCGGAAGTTTGTCTGCAGTCGTGAAGGTTTCCGGGAAGAGAAGGAGCTGAAGAGGGAGAGTAAGAAGCG AAGAATCAGCGATGATCAGAAAGCTGAGATTTTGGAGATGCAAATTTCTGGGATCCGTAAATACCAGATAATGGATATTATGCAAAAGCAGTATGATGGATACGATAAGGTTGGATATACAATGAAGGACCTGTACAATTTCTGCCATCGCAATAAGGTGGAGACAGTTGCCGCTGGTGATGCTCAAACAGTCATCAGTTACCTCACGGAATGCAAATGTAGGGATCCTGATTTCTTTTTCCAATACAAGACTGATGGGGAAGGGCACCTGAAGGGACTACTCTGGTGTGActgtcaatgtcggtttgattatGCAGCATTTGGTGATGTCGTCGTATTTGATAGCACGTACAAAACTAATCGATACAACCTGCCCCTTGTTCCTTTTGTTGGGGTGAATCACCATGGCAGCACTGTTCTCTTTGCATCTAGAATTATTGCACAGGAGACTATTGAGTCATATGTGTGGATGCTAAGGACATTCTCTGATGCCATGGCTCGGAAGCATCCGGTTTCTGTGATCACTGATGGAGATCTTGCTATGCAGAGAGCAATCAGGCTGGTGTGGCCGAATTCATCGCACAGGCTATGCATATGGCATATTGAGCAGAACATTGTGCGTAATCTGCACGAAGATGGCGTCAAGGATGATTTCAGACATTTTCTTTATGACTGTTGGTCCATAGAAGAGGTTGGGAGGAAATGGCTAGAATTCTTGGATAAACATAATGTTACAGATAAGGAGTCGTGGCTGTATCAGATGTATGAGAGGAGGGAAATCTGGTGTGCTGCGTATCATGCTGGTAAGTGCTATTTAGGACTGAGGAGCAACCAACGGAGTGAGAGCCTAAACTCTAGGCTTCAGGTACATCTAGATCGTAAAATGACACTATTTGAACTGGTACAGCACTTTGACCACTGCCTTTCACGGCTGCGTAGTAATGAAGCGCATCTGGATTTTGAAGCAGAGAATTCTGAGCCATGCTTACAACCAGATGCTTCAATTATTGAGAAAGAGGCTGCGAAATCGTTCACACCAGGAGTTATTTCCAAGGTGCAGTTCAGCATAAGAGCAGCCAGCAAGTGTTTTATGATTGAGCACCTAGATGGCTATGATATGCAGACGTATATTGTTGGAAAGGTTGATAAAGGAGACAAACAATACTTTGTGAAATGCGAGATATGTGTAGATGAAGGCAATGTGAAGGGAATATCTTGTTCTTGTCTTAAGTTACAATCCCTTGGAACCCCCTGCTCACACATCTTCTTTGTATTGGGCTATCGCGAAGATCGCGAGCTTCCAGGATGTTGTGTTTTGAAAAGGTGGACAAGGGGCGCCAAAGCTGCATTCGCTCCTATAAGGAAGAGCACCATGTATGACTACTCTGATAGCCTACACAGGTACCGTGAGCTACGCAATATCAGTCACACGGCATCCTTTGTAGCATCTCGGTCGCTTGAAGCATATGAGTGTCTGAAACATGTTCTGCATGAGGAAGCTGCTATGATCCCACCTAATGGAGGAGATAACGGAGGCAACAGTTATGGTCCAGTGCTGCCGCAAGCACAGGATGTTGGTTCCACAGTGTCCACAAATGTCTTGGATCCCATGCATGTGCCTGGCAGAGGGGCCCCAAAGAAAAAGTTGAA GAAACAAAGCTCCCTGAGGATGTGCTGGATATATGAGTTACCAATGATCCGCTTGCTGTGGTCA GTTGACCTGATTACCACAATTACAAAGCTGAGCTCCTTCGCCTAG
- the LOC8061556 gene encoding U4/U6.U5 small nuclear ribonucleoprotein 27 kDa protein, whose protein sequence is MSDRRRDKEKPRDRDRDREKDRDIDRHRDRDRDRDRDRDRDRDRERDRRRERERKRSRSPSPSADRDRSHRRHSHSHRGRSSPSPDAGRHKRRREASPATADHHHKEDKKATDSHATPKGGGDPAAAAAAAAVGDGDVDAEELEMMKMMGIPVGFDSTKGKHVPDADVSGVRAVTKRQPRQYMNRRGGFNRPLPPERNR, encoded by the coding sequence ATGTCCGACCGCCGCCGCGACAAGGAGAAGCCCCGCGACCGCGACCGCGACCGTGAAAAGGACCGCGACATCGACCGCCATCGCGACCGAGATCGCGACCGGGACCGGGACAGGGACAGGGATCGAGATCGCGAGCGCGACCGCCGCCGCGAGCGCGAGCGGAAGCGCTCCCGGTCCCCGTCCCCGTCGGCAGACCGGGACCGCTCCCATCGCCGCCACTCCCACTCGCATCGAGGCCGTTCGTCCCCTTCCCCCGACGCCGGCCGCCACAAGCGCCGCCGCGAGGCCTCCCCTGCCACTGCCGACCACCACCACAAGGAGGATAAGAAGGCCACCGACTCTCACGCGACACCAAAGGGCGGAGGGGaccccgcggccgcggccgcggccgcggcggtgGGTGACGGCGACGTGGATGCGGAGGAACTggagatgatgaagatgatgggcaTCCCCGTCGGGTTCGACTCCACCAAGGGAAAGCACGTGCCCGACGCCGACGTCAGCGGGGTGCGTGCCGTCACCAAGCGCCAGCCGCGCCAGTACATGAACCGCCGTGGTGGATTCAACCGCCCTCTGCCGCCTGAGCGCAACCGCTGA